Within Microbaculum marinisediminis, the genomic segment CCGACGTGGTAGCCGCGCGCGCTGAGCGCCTTCTGCAACGCGATGGTCTCGTTGCGGCCAAAGGGTTTCGCGCTGCCCCGGCTGACCTTCGGTGCGCCGGCCATACGGGTGGCCAGGTAGGCCGCTGTGGTTGCGTAGACCAGCGACCGGTTCCACTGCAGATAGACCTGAAAATTGGGGTAGGCGAGGAAAGCCGGTCCGTCCTTGCCCATCGGGAGCAACAGAGAGGCCGACAGTCCGTCGGCGGGCAACGCAGAGCCGTTGACGCGGGTGACGCCGAAGCGGGCCCATTCCGAGCGCGGGTACTGCAGGGCGATGTCGGCCTCCTGCCAAGGCAGGTTGGCCGGCACCTTCACCTCTTCGAGCCACGGTTCCCCCGGACGCCAGCCATGCTTGCGCAGAAGGGCGGCGGAGGAGGCAAGCGCGTCGGCGGAACTCTTGATCAGGTTGCGCTTGCCGTCGCCGTCGAAATCGACGGCCGTTTCCATATAGTCCTTCGGCAGGAACTGGGTCTGGCCGAGCTCGCCGGCCCAGGCGCCGCGCATCTCGGAGGCCGTGAGGTCGCCGTGGTCGATGATCTGGAGCGCGGCCAGGAGATGCTCTCGAAACAGGTCCGGGCGGCGGCAATCATAGGCGAGGGAGGCGAGGGCGTTCAGTGTTCTGAAGTCGCCGTTATTGGCGCCGAAATCGGTTTCCAGCGACCAGAAGGCGACGATGACGGGGCCCGGCACGCCGTATTGCTGCTCGATGCGATTGAACATCTGTTTCTTGGACGACAGGTGCTTGGCGCCATTCTGCAGCCGGTAGGAGTTCACCATCCGGTCGGAGAACTCCAGGAAGCTTTGCGAGAAGACGCCCTGTCCGCGGTCGCGGTTGACGACCGACTGGTCGTACTGAACCCCCGAGAGGGCGGACTTGATCGTGGCTTGCGAAATGCCCCGCTGCGCCGCTTCCGCCCGGAAGGCATCCAGCCATTGGGCAAAGCTCGCACCGCCGTGGCAGCTGGCCGCCGAAGCCGGCCCGCCGATGACCATGGCGAGCAGGCCAACCAAGACCGCTGCCGCCGCACTTCCGCGTCGCATGATTTCCACTCCGGACCCCTCGTTTCGAATCACCCCGCACTGTGCGAATAGCCGGTGTCCGTTTCAAGGCTTTGCGACATGCGAGAGCGGCAGCGCGGCATCTGTGGTTGCTGATGGGATCGCGAAACCGATACTGCGCGGGACCGATATCTGACCGTTCGGGGGATCGTGTGCGATGCCGTCTTGATTGGATATTCATGTAATATTTATGTATAAATAATTTCTACTATAGAAATACTTTCTTTTTCTTTTGTAAAATCAGTCTTAATTTTTGATTCACGTAATCGAGGTTTGATTCCGATTTGTATATACAGAGCGAAGTTTCATAATTTTAATTTCGAATAGGCCATTTGAGGGCCTGGTGAAAATTGCACTATGGCGGGATAGTTCGAATTTATTATTTCCATATCCTTGACGGAAAGATGTGATTATTGGAGCGTGATGGCCGCGCCTGCAAGCAGGCAGGGGAACGGCGATCGGCAGCGAACCCGTTCGGTCGGACCGTTCGATCCAATCGAAACAAGGACGACCAATGGCTTTCAGCAAATTCGCACTCACTCTCGCGGTTGCGTTCGCGATCCATCCATTGGCCGCGGAGGCCGCGTCGCTGCACGAGTCCGTTTCAAGCAGCGGGGATCGCTCGATACCGGGCGAACTCGATTTCGCCATGCCCTCGGAACGGACGATGACTCGCGCTTTTCGAGGCGATAGCCGAAGCCTGTCCTACAGGGTGATCGAGGATGCGCTCGCGACCCGGAAGGGCGGACAGATGACTTTTGAGGAATTCGAGGCCTTGAATGCGCTCGAGGCGATGGGGGCGCCGGTCGGAATCGAGTCGATCATCGGCAAGGATCGGCGCAGGCGTGTTCGCCGGACGAAGCGGTGGCCGTACCGGGCGGTGACGCTCGTGACGTTCAACGCCGGACGGTGCACCGGCTGGCTGATGAGCCGGGACACCGTGGCGACTGCCGGCCATTGCGTTCACGAGGGCAACGGCGGCGACTTCTATCCGGTGGAGAGCTACAAGATCTATCCGGGGGCGAACGGAACCAGGACTCCGTACGGCTCCTGCAATGCCACCAAGCTCTATACCGTCAGGGGCTGGGCGAAGCGCGGGCGGGACGATTTCGACTACGGTGCGATCAAGCTCGACTGCAATATCGGCAAAAGGGTGGGGCACCTCGGCTTCTTCTGGAAGCGTGGCTCCCTTAACGGTATGCGGACCATCATCACCGGTTTCCCGGGCGATAAAGAGCTGACCATGTGGCGCAGCAAGGGGCGCGTGAAGGTGACCCAGCGGCGGCGTGTGTTCTACAAGAACGACACGACCGGCGGCATGAGCGGATCGCCCGTCTATCGCTGGAGGAAAGGCTGCGATGGCTTTTGCGCCATGGCGATCCACGCCTACGGCACCTACAATGGCCCTCCCTACAGCACCAACAATCACGGCACGCGCATCACCAGGGCCGTGTACCGGAACCTTCGGAAATGGAGACGGTGAGGGGATCGAGCGACAGCCGGGACCGGACGCGTCCGTCGCGTCCGGTCCATGAAATCGCTTCCGTGGCCCGTTTCCGCGGCGCGAGACAATCTCGCGTCCTTCCGGCGGTCGTGCTTGCGCTGGTATTCGTTCCCGCGATCTTGACGGGAGGCGTGTCGGCCATGGCGAACAAGAACAAGCCCGTCTCCGCCAGCGAGGCCGGGGCCGGAGAGACTGGGAAGGAGGAGCCGGGATTGCGGACGGGCGTCGTCGGAACGGTCCGTTCGCCGGATGGCGAGCCGGTTTCCGGCGCCGTCATCGTCGCGCGATCGCTCGATACACCGACGAAAGCGATCCCCGAGATCGCCATCGTGACCAATGAGCACGGTTCCTTCGCCTGGCCGTTGCGGCCGGGCCGTTATGAGCTGGCGCCGATGCTCGACGGCCGGCGCGGCGACTTTCTCCCGGTTACCGTGGCACCAAAATCCGTCACCCGGCTCGATCTGGTCTTTGCGCGATAGGACCGATCTTCGGCGTCATCTGGCTGTCGTCTTTTCGCAAGGGCGAAATTGCACATCCAAACATGTGGAAGCCCGTCGCTCCTGTTTGTCACGTTACGGTTTTGTGACACTATGGCGACAGGAAGCCGCGTGCGGAATGGCGCGCGTGCCGACAGAGGGAGAACAAGCAGATGAACGGGACTATCGCACATCGCGGCACCTTCAAGCGGGCCGCAAGGACGGCGGCGGGCCTCGTGCTCGGTGCCATGCTGTTCGCGGGCACCGGCGGCAGCGCGGACGCGGGCAAGATCACCGTCTACACCTCATACGAAGAAGACGAACTCGCCGCGTTCCTCGAGGCGATGCAGGCGGACCTGCCCGATGTCGAGGTCGACGTCCTGCGTCTCTCGACCGGGGACCTGCGGGCGCGGATGCTGGCGGAAGCCGACAATCCGAAGCACGACGTGATCTGGGGCTGGGCGGCGACCGCGATGGTCGATCCGCGCATCATGGCGATGCTGGAGCCGTATTCGCCGGCGGACATCGACAAGGTGCCGGCGCGCTTCCGCGACAAGGACGGCAACTGGTTCGCCACCACCGGCTACATGGGCGCCTTCTGCGTCAACAACGAGGAGATGGCGAAGGACAACCTGCCGATGCCGTCGTCCTGGCAGGACCTGATCAAGCCTGAATACGAGGGCAAGCTCGTCATGCCGAACCCGGCGAGCTCCGGCACCGGCTACCTGCACGTCGCCTCGATCCTGCAGATGATGGGCGAGGAGAAGGGCTGGGAGTATCTCGACGCGCTCGACAAGAACATGGACCAGTACATCAAGTCCGGTTCGAAGCCGTGCAACGCGGCGAGCGCCGGCGAATTCGCCATCGGCATCTCGTTCGCGCTGCGCGCCATCAAGAATATCGACGAGGGCTATCCGATCACCATGGTGATCCCGAGCGAGGGCGCGGGCCACGAGCTCGAGGCCAATGCGCTGATGAAGACCTCGCAGAACAAGGACGACGCCAAGAAGTTCCTCGACTGGACCGTCTCCAAGAACGCCGAGGCCGAATACAACAAGTGGAAGTCGATCGTGACCATGCAGGGCCGCGACATGCCGGAGAAGTTCAAGAACGCCGGCCTGCCGGACGATATCTCCACGGTACTGTTCGAGGTCGACTACGCGTGGGCCGCCGAGAACCACGATCGCATCATCGCCGAATGGCAGAAGCGCTACGAGCAGTGATCTGCCCCCGGGGGACGGCGAAACCGTCCCCCGATTTTCTTCTGGGCCGGGGGGTATGATGTTTCTCAGTTTGCGTGGCGTCACCAAGCGCTTTGGCGCCGTGGTGGCGGTCGATCATGTCGATCTCGATCTCGCGGAGGGCGAGTTCGTCTGTTTTCTCGGTCCGTCCGGATGCGGAAAGACGACCCTGCTACGGCTCGTCGCGGGGCTGGAAGTGCTCGACGAGGGCGAGATCCTTCTAGAGGGCGACGATCTTGCCGGGCTGCCGGCCCGGAAGCGCAATTTCGGGGTCGTCTTCCAGTCCTATTCGCTGTTTCCCAACATGACGGTGGCGCGCAACATCGCCTACGGCCTCGAATGCCGGAAATGGGAGCGGGCCCGCATCGAAGCGCGGGTCGCGGAGATGCTCGACGTCGTCCATCTCGGCCAACATGCCGACAAGCTTCCCCACGAACTGTCCGGCGGCATGCAGCAGCGCGTCGCGCTGGCCAGGGCGCTGGCGCCGGAGCCGGCGGTGCTGCTCCTCGACGAGCCGCTGTCGGCCCTCGACGCCAAGGTGCGCGAGTCCCTGCGCGGCGAGATCCGCGAGCTGCAGCAGCGGCTCGGCATCACCACGATCATGGTCACGCACGACCAGGACGAGGCGATGGAAATGGCCGACCGCATCGTGGTCATGAACCGCGGTCGCATCGAGCAGATCGGGACCGCAGAGGATCTCTACTGGAGCCCGGAGACGCGGTTCGTCGGCGAGTTCATCGGCCGGTTGAACATCCTG encodes:
- a CDS encoding ABC transporter substrate-binding protein; amino-acid sequence: MNGTIAHRGTFKRAARTAAGLVLGAMLFAGTGGSADAGKITVYTSYEEDELAAFLEAMQADLPDVEVDVLRLSTGDLRARMLAEADNPKHDVIWGWAATAMVDPRIMAMLEPYSPADIDKVPARFRDKDGNWFATTGYMGAFCVNNEEMAKDNLPMPSSWQDLIKPEYEGKLVMPNPASSGTGYLHVASILQMMGEEKGWEYLDALDKNMDQYIKSGSKPCNAASAGEFAIGISFALRAIKNIDEGYPITMVIPSEGAGHELEANALMKTSQNKDDAKKFLDWTVSKNAEAEYNKWKSIVTMQGRDMPEKFKNAGLPDDISTVLFEVDYAWAAENHDRIIAEWQKRYEQ
- a CDS encoding trypsin-like serine peptidase codes for the protein MAFSKFALTLAVAFAIHPLAAEAASLHESVSSSGDRSIPGELDFAMPSERTMTRAFRGDSRSLSYRVIEDALATRKGGQMTFEEFEALNALEAMGAPVGIESIIGKDRRRRVRRTKRWPYRAVTLVTFNAGRCTGWLMSRDTVATAGHCVHEGNGGDFYPVESYKIYPGANGTRTPYGSCNATKLYTVRGWAKRGRDDFDYGAIKLDCNIGKRVGHLGFFWKRGSLNGMRTIITGFPGDKELTMWRSKGRVKVTQRRRVFYKNDTTGGMSGSPVYRWRKGCDGFCAMAIHAYGTYNGPPYSTNNHGTRITRAVYRNLRKWRR
- a CDS encoding carboxypeptidase-like regulatory domain-containing protein codes for the protein MANKNKPVSASEAGAGETGKEEPGLRTGVVGTVRSPDGEPVSGAVIVARSLDTPTKAIPEIAIVTNEHGSFAWPLRPGRYELAPMLDGRRGDFLPVTVAPKSVTRLDLVFAR
- a CDS encoding ABC transporter ATP-binding protein encodes the protein MMFLSLRGVTKRFGAVVAVDHVDLDLAEGEFVCFLGPSGCGKTTLLRLVAGLEVLDEGEILLEGDDLAGLPARKRNFGVVFQSYSLFPNMTVARNIAYGLECRKWERARIEARVAEMLDVVHLGQHADKLPHELSGGMQQRVALARALAPEPAVLLLDEPLSALDAKVRESLRGEIRELQQRLGITTIMVTHDQDEAMEMADRIVVMNRGRIEQIGTAEDLYWSPETRFVGEFIGRLNILDDPDLRAGLDAGGNDAVLAIRPEHVAIADSGSLEGTVHRVAFLGNTMRLGVETKGQNLEIEVHGRRRRLAVGDRVRFDLPPDRICRLAAAPA
- a CDS encoding lytic murein transglycosylase, with protein sequence MRRGSAAAAVLVGLLAMVIGGPASAASCHGGASFAQWLDAFRAEAAQRGISQATIKSALSGVQYDQSVVNRDRGQGVFSQSFLEFSDRMVNSYRLQNGAKHLSSKKQMFNRIEQQYGVPGPVIVAFWSLETDFGANNGDFRTLNALASLAYDCRRPDLFREHLLAALQIIDHGDLTASEMRGAWAGELGQTQFLPKDYMETAVDFDGDGKRNLIKSSADALASSAALLRKHGWRPGEPWLEEVKVPANLPWQEADIALQYPRSEWARFGVTRVNGSALPADGLSASLLLPMGKDGPAFLAYPNFQVYLQWNRSLVYATTAAYLATRMAGAPKVSRGSAKPFGRNETIALQKALSARGYHVGKIDGILGANTRAAVKAEQIRLGLPADSYPTAELLQKMR